A window from Microbacterium ginsengiterrae encodes these proteins:
- a CDS encoding energy-coupling factor transporter transmembrane component T family protein: protein MTAVQTGSVQVGNRAWLDGVNPVTKLVLALLLSVPLFASIDVVSGLVAIGLQLLCLPLTGLRLSTVLRRLLPIVIFAPVAGLSMLLYAEPAGRIYWSFGFATISDDSISLAIAVGLRVVALGLPTILLFGGTDPTELADALAQVAKLPSRFVLGILAGTRMLGLFLDDWRTMGLARRARGVGDKGVIRRFFSMAFVLLVFAVRRGTRLALAMEARGFGSGIPRTWSRPSRLHGRDAVALLGAVAIMALALTAAVLVGTFRFVWT from the coding sequence ATGACCGCGGTGCAGACGGGGAGCGTGCAGGTCGGGAACCGCGCATGGCTCGACGGGGTCAACCCCGTCACGAAGCTCGTGCTCGCCCTACTGCTGTCCGTCCCGCTGTTCGCGTCCATCGACGTCGTGAGCGGACTCGTCGCGATCGGGCTGCAGCTGCTGTGTCTGCCGTTGACCGGACTGCGCCTGTCGACCGTGCTGCGCCGGTTGCTGCCGATCGTCATCTTCGCCCCCGTCGCGGGGCTCAGCATGCTCCTCTACGCCGAGCCCGCCGGGCGCATCTACTGGAGTTTCGGCTTCGCCACGATCAGCGACGACTCGATCTCCCTCGCGATCGCGGTGGGGCTGCGGGTGGTCGCGCTCGGTCTGCCGACCATCCTCCTGTTCGGTGGCACCGACCCCACCGAGCTCGCCGATGCTCTCGCCCAGGTCGCCAAGCTGCCCAGCCGCTTCGTCCTCGGCATCCTCGCCGGCACGCGCATGCTCGGACTGTTCCTCGACGATTGGCGCACCATGGGCCTGGCCCGTCGTGCGCGCGGGGTGGGCGACAAGGGGGTGATCAGGCGATTCTTCTCCATGGCGTTCGTGCTGCTCGTGTTCGCGGTGCGCCGGGGGACGCGGCTCGCGCTGGCGATGGAGGCGCGCGGCTTCGGCTCCGGCATCCCTCGCACCTGGTCGCGGCCCTCGCGCCTGCACGGCCGGGATGCCGTCGCGCTCCTCGGCGCCGTCGCGATCATGGCGCTCGCCCTGACGGCGGCGGTCCTCGTCGGCACGTTCCGCTTCGTCTGGACCTGA
- a CDS encoding ABC transporter ATP-binding protein, producing the protein MSAAAPARVQVAGWGWRYAGRKRPAVRDVTFTVEPGERVLLLGASGAGKSTLLAGLAGVLGDADEGERTGSLSVDGAAPESRRGRTGLVMQDPEAGVVLSKVGDDVAFGCENLGIPASEIPTRVASAMDAVGLDVPLHRPTKELSGGQKQRLVLAGVLAMRPGLLLLDEPTANLDPEGVAEVRASVERAVTADGATLIVVEHRTSVWVDLMTRVIVLGADGGLLADGAPDRVFAEHGQTLADAGVWVPGLDVDLPALPAAATDEPVLAASPLAIARSARTVVQAGLDVQVPRGVATVITGPNGAGKSTLALTLAGLIPEHAGVVEAAPDMAGRGGRRPIRWTSRELLTRIGTVFQEPEHQFLTQTLRDELAVGPKALGWSPTRTAEVVDGLLERLHLAPLAMANPFTLSGGQKRRLSVATVLAASPEVIVLDEPTFGQDRRGWAELVGLLQEQIAAGTSVVAVTHDEGVVHHLGGHRIALAPQEVRA; encoded by the coding sequence ATGTCCGCTGCCGCCCCGGCCCGAGTGCAGGTGGCGGGCTGGGGCTGGCGGTACGCGGGCCGCAAGCGCCCCGCGGTCCGCGACGTCACCTTCACCGTCGAACCCGGTGAGCGGGTCCTTCTCCTCGGCGCCTCCGGTGCCGGCAAGTCGACGCTGCTCGCCGGGCTCGCCGGCGTCCTCGGCGACGCCGACGAAGGGGAGCGCACCGGGTCGCTGTCCGTGGACGGTGCAGCGCCGGAGTCGCGTCGAGGTCGCACAGGGCTCGTGATGCAGGATCCGGAAGCCGGGGTCGTGCTGTCCAAGGTGGGCGACGACGTCGCCTTCGGATGCGAGAATCTCGGGATCCCGGCATCCGAGATCCCGACGCGCGTCGCATCGGCGATGGATGCCGTCGGCCTCGACGTCCCGCTGCACCGGCCCACCAAGGAGCTCTCCGGCGGGCAGAAGCAGCGCCTCGTCCTCGCCGGCGTCCTCGCCATGCGGCCAGGGCTCCTGCTCCTGGACGAACCGACCGCGAACCTCGACCCCGAGGGCGTCGCCGAGGTGCGGGCGAGCGTCGAGCGAGCGGTGACCGCTGACGGGGCCACGCTCATCGTCGTGGAGCATCGGACGTCGGTATGGGTGGATCTCATGACCCGCGTGATCGTGCTCGGCGCCGACGGCGGTCTGCTCGCCGACGGCGCACCCGATCGGGTGTTCGCCGAGCACGGGCAGACGCTCGCCGACGCCGGCGTCTGGGTGCCGGGGCTGGATGTCGATCTGCCCGCGCTGCCCGCGGCGGCGACGGATGAGCCGGTGCTCGCGGCATCCCCCCTGGCGATCGCGCGCAGTGCGCGGACGGTCGTGCAGGCGGGCCTTGATGTGCAGGTGCCGCGCGGGGTGGCAACCGTGATCACCGGACCCAACGGCGCGGGCAAGTCCACCCTCGCCCTCACTCTCGCCGGGCTCATCCCCGAGCATGCGGGTGTCGTCGAGGCGGCGCCGGACATGGCCGGTCGCGGCGGACGGCGCCCGATCCGGTGGACGTCGCGCGAGCTGCTCACGCGAATCGGCACGGTCTTCCAGGAACCGGAGCATCAGTTCCTCACGCAGACCCTGCGAGACGAACTCGCCGTCGGACCCAAGGCGCTCGGATGGTCGCCGACCAGGACGGCCGAGGTCGTCGACGGCCTGTTGGAGCGACTGCACCTCGCGCCGCTGGCGATGGCGAACCCGTTCACGCTGTCGGGCGGGCAGAAGCGGCGCCTGTCCGTCGCGACCGTCCTTGCCGCATCCCCCGAGGTGATCGTGCTCGACGAGCCGACATTCGGTCAGGATCGGCGAGGGTGGGCCGAGCTCGTCGGGCTGCTGCAGGAGCAGATCGCGGCGGGCACCTCCGTGGTCGCCGTGACGCACGATGAGGGCGTCGTCCACCACCTCGGCGGGCATCGCATCGCCCTCGCGCCGCAGGAGGTGCGGGCATGA
- a CDS encoding ECF transporter S component: MSTSVSTPATRTTAPNRWRWRVVDIVVAAVLGVALGLVFWGWNTVGYAWFSAADALTPGFGGIAVGIWLLGGVVGGLVIRKPGAALVVELVAAIVSMLIGNVWGVSTILSGIVQGLGAELIFALFLYRRFGIVIAALAGAGAGIAAWVFELFYGSSPNILKSIEFNSIYLVCVAVSGVVLAGIVGWLLVRALAATGALNRFAAGRELVREV, encoded by the coding sequence ATGAGCACGTCTGTCAGCACGCCCGCGACAAGGACGACCGCACCGAATCGGTGGCGTTGGCGCGTCGTCGACATCGTCGTCGCCGCCGTCCTCGGAGTCGCACTCGGCCTCGTCTTCTGGGGGTGGAACACCGTCGGCTACGCCTGGTTCAGCGCGGCGGACGCGCTCACCCCCGGCTTCGGAGGCATCGCCGTCGGAATCTGGCTCCTCGGCGGCGTCGTCGGCGGGCTCGTGATCCGCAAGCCCGGTGCCGCCCTGGTCGTCGAGCTCGTCGCCGCGATCGTCTCGATGCTCATCGGCAATGTCTGGGGAGTGTCCACGATCCTCTCCGGCATCGTGCAGGGGCTCGGCGCCGAGCTGATCTTCGCGCTGTTCCTCTACCGCCGCTTCGGCATCGTCATCGCGGCCCTCGCCGGCGCGGGTGCGGGAATCGCGGCGTGGGTCTTCGAGCTGTTCTACGGCAGCTCGCCGAACATCCTGAAGTCGATCGAGTTCAACTCCATCTACCTCGTCTGCGTCGCCGTGTCGGGTGTCGTGCTGGCGGGTATCGTCGGTTGGCTGCTGGTCCGAGCCCTCGCGGCGACCGGAGCGCTGAACCGCTTCGCCGCAGGGCGAGAACTCGTCCGCGAGGTCTGA
- a CDS encoding D-alanyl-D-alanine carboxypeptidase — MTTDDTTPATTASRRAMRARKRSAGAATPPPLLADDAADTLPSEPDDATEAAQDAASEPESDAASVAPEIEPETDEADPATADDAVDSDNDIDPGRDIDLDGDDTDTDEPVDLSAEQQAETPEQPIEPVEPQAEWADADRPATALVWLDEADVLERTRPADIDSVTNRPAGPDLLSDHAGRPLAQVGRWLAPIGTLAAFAIAYGATTLLWPLHAVEPVVDAVAFETVPAPAAEITWPAAGSAGVGIEGVSMAASSAEPASIASITKVVTSLMVLDRLPLQLGEQGPEYAFTYGDSVNYWDYRRADQSALDVPVDGVLTEYQMLQGILLGSANNYTDRLARDLWGPDEQFARAADAWLAERGLSGISVVTPSGFDERNIATPEALLQLGQRAMQNPVFAEIVGTAGAEIPGAGWVENSNGMLGDPGVVGIKTGTLVGWSLLTAKDVTIGDTTVHLYAAVLNQGDDQERLAATRSLFSQVEAALADLAPAVPAGTVVGEVSTEWGTTVDIVSDADATVLVWNGATSTAAVDFDLGEQRDEGASVGTLTVNGPVGATTVDVSLAEEVSGPSPWWRLTHPLELFGISTD, encoded by the coding sequence GTGACCACTGACGATACGACGCCGGCGACGACGGCGTCCCGTCGCGCGATGCGCGCTCGCAAGCGCTCGGCGGGAGCAGCCACCCCTCCTCCGCTGCTCGCCGACGATGCCGCGGACACCCTGCCGTCAGAGCCGGATGACGCCACCGAGGCAGCACAGGATGCCGCATCCGAGCCAGAGTCGGATGCCGCATCCGTGGCGCCCGAGATCGAGCCCGAGACGGACGAGGCCGACCCGGCCACCGCGGACGACGCTGTCGACAGCGACAACGACATCGACCCCGGCCGCGACATCGATCTCGACGGAGACGACACGGACACCGACGAGCCCGTCGACCTGTCCGCGGAACAGCAGGCCGAGACCCCCGAACAGCCGATCGAACCCGTCGAGCCGCAGGCGGAATGGGCGGATGCCGACCGCCCCGCCACGGCGCTCGTCTGGCTGGACGAGGCCGATGTCCTCGAGAGGACGCGACCGGCGGATATCGATTCGGTGACGAATCGACCGGCCGGCCCCGACCTCCTCTCCGATCACGCGGGGCGCCCCCTGGCGCAGGTCGGACGCTGGCTCGCCCCGATCGGCACGCTCGCCGCTTTCGCGATCGCGTACGGAGCGACCACTCTGCTGTGGCCGCTGCATGCCGTCGAACCGGTGGTCGATGCCGTCGCGTTCGAGACCGTCCCCGCACCGGCGGCGGAGATCACCTGGCCTGCCGCAGGCAGCGCCGGAGTGGGCATCGAGGGGGTGTCGATGGCGGCGTCCTCTGCGGAACCGGCATCCATCGCCAGCATCACCAAGGTGGTCACGAGCCTCATGGTGCTCGATCGGCTGCCGCTCCAGCTCGGCGAGCAGGGACCGGAGTACGCCTTCACCTACGGCGACAGCGTGAATTACTGGGATTACCGCCGCGCGGACCAGTCCGCGCTGGACGTCCCCGTCGACGGCGTCCTGACCGAGTACCAGATGCTCCAGGGGATCCTGCTCGGCTCGGCGAACAACTACACCGACCGCCTCGCGCGGGACCTGTGGGGACCGGACGAGCAGTTCGCCCGCGCCGCTGATGCCTGGCTCGCCGAACGAGGCCTCTCCGGGATCTCCGTCGTGACGCCGTCCGGCTTCGACGAGCGGAACATCGCCACGCCGGAGGCTCTGTTGCAGCTCGGACAGCGCGCCATGCAGAATCCGGTCTTCGCTGAGATCGTCGGCACCGCGGGGGCGGAGATCCCCGGCGCCGGCTGGGTGGAGAACAGCAACGGGATGCTCGGCGATCCCGGCGTCGTCGGCATCAAGACCGGGACTCTCGTCGGGTGGAGTCTGCTCACCGCCAAGGACGTCACCATCGGCGACACCACCGTCCACCTGTACGCGGCGGTGCTGAACCAGGGCGACGACCAGGAGCGGCTCGCGGCGACGCGCTCGCTGTTCTCGCAGGTCGAGGCAGCCCTGGCCGACCTCGCGCCCGCCGTCCCCGCCGGGACGGTCGTCGGCGAGGTGAGCACCGAGTGGGGAACGACGGTCGACATCGTTTCGGATGCGGACGCCACCGTCCTGGTGTGGAACGGCGCCACCTCGACCGCTGCCGTCGACTTCGACCTCGGGGAGCAGCGCGACGAGGGCGCGAGCGTGGGAACGCTCACCGTGAACGGCCCCGTCGGCGCGACGACGGTCGACGTCTCCCTCGCTGAGGAGGTGTCGGGACCGAGCCCCTGGTGGCGACTCACCCACCCGCTGGAGCTGTTCGGCATCAGCACGGACTGA
- a CDS encoding ABC transporter ATP-binding protein, which yields MSTPTTPGPDAEVGPTETLTPDEQYEAELAEQARQNSGDWDAVAPGKADNFGKSFGRMIGLLKPSAMWFILVSFFGAIGVVLTVAAPKVLGEATNLIYEGYISKVLADNGVPAGTSQDEAVAILRSQGQDDFANMVAAFDSFQVGAGIDFDRLRWVIIAVLAIYVTAAFLSWLQGYVINVIMVRTMWRLRESVEAKINRLPLAYFDKVQRGELISRVTNDIDNITQTMQQSLSGALTSVLTVIGVLVMMFSISWQLALVALVALPLMGVIFGVIGPRSQKAFGTQWRKVGRLNARVEESFSGHALVKVFGREQEALEAFQAENEELYQASFKAQFLSGIIMPAMTFVGSLTFVGIAVLGGLMVASGQLRLGDVQAFIQYSQQFTQPLSELGGMAAVVQSGTASAERVFEFLDADEQEPDAEDAPALPEADVDGRGVIEFQDVAFSYTPERPLITDLSFRVEPGQTVAIVGPTGAGKTTLVNLIMRFYELSGGRILIDGQDIAEVTRDELRSRTGMVLQDPWLFAGSILENIRYGRATATDEEVIDAATATYVDRFVRSLPDGYETILDEDASNVSAGERQLITIARAFVSQPSILILDEATSAVDTRTELLLQQAMAALRKGRTSFVIAHRLSTIRDADLILVMEHGDIVEKGSHDELIAAHGAYWRLYQSQFEQAATDIDAEEAMTDAVPVVVTGDAEESIEQPSES from the coding sequence ATGAGCACTCCGACGACCCCTGGGCCCGATGCAGAGGTGGGCCCCACCGAGACGCTGACGCCCGACGAGCAGTACGAGGCCGAGCTCGCCGAGCAGGCGCGTCAGAACTCCGGCGACTGGGACGCGGTCGCCCCCGGCAAGGCCGACAACTTCGGTAAGAGCTTCGGCCGCATGATCGGGCTGCTCAAGCCGTCGGCGATGTGGTTCATCCTGGTGTCGTTCTTCGGCGCCATCGGGGTCGTGCTCACGGTCGCCGCGCCCAAGGTCCTGGGCGAGGCGACGAACCTCATCTACGAAGGCTACATATCCAAGGTGCTCGCCGACAACGGCGTCCCTGCGGGGACCTCGCAGGACGAGGCGGTCGCGATCCTGCGCTCTCAGGGGCAGGACGACTTCGCGAACATGGTCGCGGCGTTCGACAGCTTCCAGGTGGGTGCGGGCATCGACTTCGACCGCCTGCGCTGGGTGATCATCGCCGTCCTCGCCATCTACGTCACCGCGGCGTTCCTCAGCTGGCTCCAGGGCTACGTCATCAACGTCATCATGGTCCGCACGATGTGGCGGCTCCGTGAATCCGTCGAGGCGAAGATCAACCGACTGCCGCTGGCGTACTTCGACAAGGTGCAGCGCGGCGAGCTGATCTCACGAGTCACGAACGACATCGACAACATCACCCAGACGATGCAGCAGTCGCTCTCCGGCGCCCTGACCTCGGTGCTCACCGTGATCGGCGTGCTGGTGATGATGTTCTCCATCTCGTGGCAGCTGGCACTGGTCGCGCTGGTGGCCCTGCCCCTGATGGGCGTGATCTTCGGCGTCATCGGTCCGCGTTCGCAGAAGGCCTTCGGCACGCAGTGGCGCAAGGTCGGCCGCCTGAACGCGCGCGTCGAGGAGTCCTTCTCCGGCCACGCGCTCGTCAAGGTCTTCGGCCGCGAGCAGGAGGCGCTCGAGGCCTTCCAGGCCGAGAACGAGGAGCTGTACCAGGCGAGCTTCAAGGCGCAGTTCCTGTCCGGCATCATCATGCCGGCCATGACCTTCGTCGGCAGCCTGACCTTCGTCGGCATCGCCGTGCTCGGCGGCCTCATGGTCGCGAGCGGCCAATTGCGTCTCGGCGACGTGCAGGCCTTCATCCAGTACTCGCAGCAGTTCACGCAGCCGCTGTCCGAGCTGGGCGGCATGGCAGCCGTCGTGCAGTCCGGCACCGCCTCGGCGGAGCGCGTGTTCGAGTTCCTGGACGCCGACGAGCAGGAGCCCGACGCGGAGGACGCACCCGCGCTGCCGGAGGCGGACGTCGACGGCCGCGGGGTCATCGAGTTCCAGGACGTCGCCTTCTCCTACACCCCGGAGCGGCCGCTGATCACGGATCTGTCGTTCCGCGTCGAGCCGGGGCAGACGGTCGCGATCGTCGGGCCGACGGGAGCGGGGAAGACCACGCTGGTCAACCTCATCATGCGCTTCTACGAGCTCAGCGGCGGGCGCATCCTCATCGACGGGCAGGACATCGCCGAGGTCACCAGGGACGAGCTGCGCTCGCGCACGGGCATGGTGCTCCAGGACCCCTGGCTGTTCGCCGGTTCGATCCTCGAGAACATCCGATACGGACGGGCCACCGCCACGGACGAGGAGGTCATCGACGCGGCGACCGCCACGTACGTCGACCGGTTCGTCCGTTCGCTCCCCGACGGCTACGAGACCATCCTCGACGAGGACGCCTCGAACGTGTCAGCCGGTGAACGGCAGCTGATCACGATCGCTCGCGCGTTCGTCTCGCAGCCGTCCATCCTCATCCTCGACGAGGCGACCAGCGCAGTCGACACCCGCACGGAGCTTCTGCTCCAGCAGGCGATGGCGGCGCTCCGGAAGGGACGCACGTCGTTCGTCATCGCGCACCGGCTCTCGACGATCCGCGATGCGGACCTCATCCTCGTGATGGAACACGGCGACATCGTCGAGAAGGGCTCGCACGACGAACTCATCGCGGCGCACGGTGCCTATTGGCGCCTGTACCAGTCGCAGTTCGAGCAGGCGGCCACGGACATCGACGCGGAAGAGGCGATGACCGATGCCGTTCCGGTGGTCGTCACCGGCGACGCCGAGGAGAGCATCGAGCAGCCCAGCGAGAGCTAG
- a CDS encoding ABC transporter ATP-binding protein: MLGKLLFRYLSRYWPLLVGVLVFQFVSAMAALYLPRLNADIINQGVATADTAYIWRTGAWMLVVSLGQIVCSVVATFFAAKAAMRVGRDIRSDVFARVSGFSEREVSQFGAGSLITRNTNDVQQVQMLAMMGSTMFVTAPLLAIGGIIMAVQQDVGLSWLIAVSVPVLLVVAVLIIARMVPLFRRNQGKLDQINRVMREQLTGVRVVRAFVRERVEEARFREANTDLMKLGRNIGSLFVLLFPLFMLILNVTVVGVIWFGGLEVQNGNVEVGTLFAFMQYIGQIMMGVIMSSFMAMMIPRAAVSAERVGEVLDAESSLERPVNGSTVFPVPGTVMFEGVEFTYPGAEAPVLQNISFGAERGETVAVVGSTGAGKTTLVSLIPRLFDVTGGSVRVGGVDVREADMDALWKTIGLVPQRPFLFTGTIASNLRYGRSDATDEELWEALEIAQAKDFVSEMPDGLETRIAQGGTNVSGGQRQRLAIARALVHRPQVLVFDDSFSALDLTTDARLRQALWRELPDVTKIVVAQRVSTITDADRIVVLEGGEMVGVGTHDELVATNDTYREIVESQLGVDA, encoded by the coding sequence ATGCTCGGAAAACTGCTCTTCCGTTATCTGTCCAGATATTGGCCGTTGCTCGTCGGCGTGCTCGTCTTCCAGTTCGTCAGCGCCATGGCCGCGCTCTACCTGCCTCGGCTGAACGCCGACATCATCAACCAGGGTGTGGCCACGGCCGACACCGCATACATCTGGCGCACCGGTGCCTGGATGCTCGTCGTCTCGCTCGGGCAGATCGTCTGCTCCGTCGTGGCGACGTTCTTCGCCGCGAAGGCCGCGATGCGCGTCGGGCGCGACATCCGCTCCGATGTGTTCGCCCGGGTCAGCGGGTTCTCCGAGCGCGAGGTCTCGCAGTTCGGAGCGGGATCCCTGATCACCCGCAACACCAACGACGTGCAGCAGGTGCAGATGCTGGCGATGATGGGGTCGACGATGTTCGTCACCGCCCCTCTGCTGGCCATCGGCGGCATCATCATGGCCGTGCAGCAGGACGTCGGTCTCAGCTGGCTGATCGCGGTGTCGGTCCCCGTGCTGCTCGTCGTCGCGGTGCTCATCATCGCCAGGATGGTCCCGCTGTTCCGCCGCAACCAGGGCAAGCTCGACCAGATCAACCGCGTGATGCGCGAACAGCTCACCGGCGTGCGCGTCGTGCGGGCATTCGTCCGTGAGCGCGTCGAGGAGGCGAGGTTCCGCGAGGCGAACACCGACCTCATGAAGCTCGGGCGCAACATCGGCTCCCTGTTCGTGCTGCTGTTCCCGCTGTTCATGCTCATCCTCAACGTCACCGTCGTCGGTGTGATCTGGTTCGGTGGGCTCGAGGTGCAGAACGGCAACGTCGAGGTCGGCACCCTGTTCGCGTTCATGCAGTACATCGGTCAGATCATGATGGGCGTCATCATGTCGAGCTTCATGGCGATGATGATCCCGCGTGCGGCGGTGTCCGCGGAACGCGTCGGTGAGGTGCTCGACGCCGAGTCGAGCCTGGAGCGTCCGGTGAACGGTTCGACCGTGTTCCCCGTCCCCGGCACCGTGATGTTCGAAGGCGTGGAGTTCACCTACCCCGGCGCCGAGGCGCCGGTCCTGCAGAACATCTCGTTCGGTGCGGAGCGCGGCGAGACCGTCGCGGTGGTCGGCTCGACAGGTGCGGGCAAGACGACGCTGGTCTCACTCATCCCGCGGCTGTTCGACGTCACCGGCGGCTCCGTGCGCGTGGGCGGCGTGGATGTGCGCGAGGCCGACATGGACGCGCTCTGGAAGACCATCGGGCTCGTTCCGCAGCGTCCGTTCCTGTTCACGGGCACGATCGCCTCGAACCTCCGGTACGGCAGGTCGGATGCCACGGACGAGGAACTGTGGGAGGCGCTCGAGATCGCCCAGGCGAAGGACTTCGTGTCCGAGATGCCCGACGGCCTCGAGACCCGCATCGCGCAGGGCGGCACGAACGTCTCCGGCGGCCAGCGTCAGCGGCTCGCGATCGCCCGTGCGCTCGTGCACCGGCCGCAGGTGCTCGTCTTCGACGACTCCTTCTCCGCCCTCGATCTCACCACGGACGCCCGTCTCCGACAGGCGCTGTGGCGAGAGCTGCCGGACGTGACGAAGATCGTCGTGGCGCAGCGCGTGTCCACGATCACCGATGCGGATCGCATCGTCGTCCTTGAAGGAGGAGAGATGGTCGGGGTCGGCACCCACGACGAGCTCGTCGCCACGAACGACACCTACCGGGAGATCGTCGAGTCGCAGCTGGGGGTGGACGCATGA
- a CDS encoding enoyl-CoA hydratase/isomerase family protein has product MTDIDAASTVLVRIEGALGRLTLNRPRAINALDLDMIGRLTAALEAWRDDSDVDIVLIDGAGDRGLCAGGDVRALYDQITAGHPERTAEFFRAEYALNLMIAQYPKPVVAVADGITMGGGIGLAGHAHIRIVTERSRLAMPETRIGFTPDVGGTFLLGRAPGRVGEYLALTGGTMSAADAVYAGFADHHVPSQHLDELREALGQRADPTSPSELVLLFDETPEPSGLASERAWIDEVFAADTVQEIFRRLSARAEVSASATAAALAELSPTALAVTLDAVREAREGDLRDALVGEYRRVMWFAMRHPDLVEGIRAQLVDKDRSPKWRPATIAELDADAGAGARGFVPEPPLFD; this is encoded by the coding sequence GTGACTGATATCGACGCGGCATCCACGGTTCTCGTTCGCATCGAGGGTGCGCTGGGCCGCCTCACGCTCAACCGGCCGCGGGCGATCAATGCGCTCGACCTCGACATGATCGGACGTCTCACCGCAGCGCTGGAGGCCTGGCGGGATGACTCCGACGTCGACATCGTGCTCATCGACGGCGCAGGCGACCGAGGACTTTGCGCCGGCGGCGATGTGCGCGCCCTCTACGACCAGATCACGGCCGGTCACCCGGAACGCACGGCCGAGTTCTTCCGTGCGGAGTACGCGCTGAACCTCATGATCGCGCAGTATCCGAAGCCCGTCGTCGCTGTCGCCGACGGCATCACCATGGGCGGGGGGATCGGCCTGGCCGGGCACGCGCACATCCGCATCGTGACCGAGCGCAGTCGTCTGGCGATGCCGGAGACCCGCATCGGCTTCACCCCGGACGTCGGCGGGACGTTCCTGCTCGGACGCGCGCCCGGCCGGGTCGGGGAGTATCTCGCGCTCACCGGCGGGACGATGTCGGCGGCGGATGCCGTGTACGCCGGCTTCGCCGACCACCACGTGCCGTCGCAGCATCTGGACGAGCTCCGCGAGGCGCTCGGGCAGCGCGCGGATCCGACGAGCCCGTCCGAGCTCGTGCTCCTGTTCGACGAGACCCCAGAGCCGTCCGGTCTCGCATCCGAGCGCGCATGGATCGACGAGGTGTTCGCCGCGGACACCGTGCAGGAGATCTTCCGTCGTCTCTCCGCACGTGCGGAGGTCTCGGCATCCGCCACGGCAGCGGCGCTCGCCGAGCTCTCACCGACGGCGCTCGCCGTGACCCTCGACGCGGTCCGCGAGGCGCGCGAGGGTGACCTGCGCGACGCGCTCGTGGGGGAGTACCGCCGGGTGATGTGGTTCGCCATGCGGCATCCCGACCTCGTCGAGGGGATCCGCGCGCAACTGGTCGACAAGGACCGCTCGCCGAAGTGGCGCCCCGCTACGATCGCGGAACTCGACGCGGATGCCGGTGCAGGGGCCCGCGGCTTCGTGCCGGAGCCGCCGCTGTTCGACTGA